The Candidatus Zixiibacteriota bacterium genome contains the following window.
ACGCTGTCGAAAATTACAAGGCGCAGGATTATGAATCCGGATATGAGGCGATGGAAAAGGCAAAGAAATTTATTGTCCACCTTTATACTACTCTTGATAAGGATCGGGGCGGTGATATTGCCGAAAATCTGGCCAAGCTTTATGCCTTCATCGTGGAACAGATAAATTTCGTTCAGGCGACCAAAGACCTGACGAAAATAACCGATTCGGTCCAGATCCTGCAGAACATTCGGGAGGGGTGGGTGCAACTGGCCCAGGATGTAAAAGGCAAGAACGATCCGGTGGGGGAATCGGGCAGGGAGGCGGCAAATGTGAAGAATATATCAATGTCAATATAAGAGGCGTCTGATATGGAATTTAATCAGATCACACAGTTGGAACGGGAACTCATCTTTGTTCTCAAGGAAGAGTATTCCTTTTATCAATCGCTCTATATCCTCATTGACAAACAGAAGGATATGGTCAAATTTGAGCGGGATGACAAGCTTCTGGAACTATTCACCGAGATGGAACGATGCCATCAGCGGATTCAGCAGTCCGAGACTAAAATCGCCGAATTGAAAGATAAGAATCCCAAGTTATTTCAGATTGCGGCATCTTCACCGGAAGTCAAGAAGCTAATCAACAGCATCATGACTCTGGTCAAAAAGAATATCAGTCTGGTGAAGGAGAATGAAGAGTACCTTAAGACTCGGCACGATCGCATTAAGAACGAGCTGAAAGAGCTGCAAAACAGCCATAAGATTCTGCGTTATATGCGCGAGACGGAAACAGCGCCGCTGTTTGTCGACGGCAAGAACTAATCAGTTAATTGCAGGACTGATTTATTTCGCCATGAATAGGATGCAAAGAGGTGCATTGTGGAAATAGGACCCCTGAATAAAGATAGTTCTCTGCCCGGGAAAAAACCGGAATCTCATGAAACCGCGCCCGGACAAGTAACGGACAACAGCGAAGAGCGGGACAAACTTGCCATTTCGGAGGAGGCTCGGAGGCTGGGAGGCGGTAAGGTTGAAGACAAAGGAATCTCTGAAGCCGAGAGCGCGCGTCTGGAGAAGCTCAGGGCAGTCAGAAGAAGAGTCGAGAACGGCTTTTACAATCGACCGGATATTATAGAGAAAATGGCGGAGATGATGTCGGAAAGGGAAGAGTTCACGGAAACCATACCTGAGGCAAATATGGAACCAAATCCGGATGACACGGGAAATATCGAAAAGGATGGTCTCTCGGGTGATGAAAAGACAGGTGACCATGACCGGCCCGCGCAAGATAGGGCAACTCAATAGTAAAGAACAGGATTCGCTTGATAAGGTTGAGATATGACGGTAACGACAGCAGCTTCACTGGAAAACAGGCTGAGACAGATAATCGGCAATATAAGAAACCTTCCCACGCCGCCGATCGTTTTTGAGCAGATTCAGAAAGTAATGAGCGACCCGGATGCTTCCATGGGTGATGTTGCCGCCATATTGGCGGAAGACCCGGCCATGTCGGTGAAAGTCCTGAAGCTCACTAACTCCGCATTCTATGGACTCTCCCGAGAAATTGATTCGGTCAAGCACGCCGTTATGATAATTGGTCTGGAAGCAGTGAAAAATCTGGTGCTTTCGGCCTCGGTTCTTAATATGTTCAAAGCCAATGAGGGGAATAAGGAGTACCACGAGAGTTTCTGGAGGCACTCGCTGGCCGCGGCCTTTGCTTCACGTATCATCGCCCAGAGATTGCCCAAGGGAAAGATATTTAATCCCGACCCGGCTTTTTCCTCGGGATTGGTGCACGATATCGGCAAGATGGTTTTCTGTTGTTTCATGCCGAAAGAATTGAAGGCCATTAATGAATACCTGCAGGAACATCCGGCCATTCCCGACACGGAAGCCGAAGTGGCGGTTTTGGGGTTTACGCACGCACAACTGGGACGTCAACTGGCGATCAATTGGAAACTTCCGTCCCGGATGGCCGATACGATTGGATATCACCACAA
Protein-coding sequences here:
- a CDS encoding HDOD domain-containing protein, giving the protein MTVTTAASLENRLRQIIGNIRNLPTPPIVFEQIQKVMSDPDASMGDVAAILAEDPAMSVKVLKLTNSAFYGLSREIDSVKHAVMIIGLEAVKNLVLSASVLNMFKANEGNKEYHESFWRHSLAAAFASRIIAQRLPKGKIFNPDPAFSSGLVHDIGKMVFCCFMPKELKAINEYLQEHPAIPDTEAEVAVLGFTHAQLGRQLAINWKLPSRMADTIGYHHNPQLTNSSDDFAYLINLADYLALQTFSVDILERTPAHLSQAVLNFFAMDESEIEALKALLVEEYMKAETFIAIAAT
- a CDS encoding flagellar protein FliS, whose translation is MNEKLQNYQAADILGKSGPELVVKVYDGAIGSMNNAVENYKAQDYESGYEAMEKAKKFIVHLYTTLDKDRGGDIAENLAKLYAFIVEQINFVQATKDLTKITDSVQILQNIREGWVQLAQDVKGKNDPVGESGREAANVKNISMSI